The proteins below are encoded in one region of Pan paniscus chromosome 4, NHGRI_mPanPan1-v2.0_pri, whole genome shotgun sequence:
- the RNF44 gene encoding RING finger protein 44 isoform X1 yields the protein MRPWALAVTRWPPSAPVGQRRFSAGPGSTPGQLWGSPGLEGPLASPPARDERLPSQQPPSRPPHLPVEERRASAPAGGSPRMLHPATQQSPFMVDLHEQVHQGPVPLSYTVTTVTTQGFPLPTGQHIPGCSAQQLPACSVMFSGQHYPLCCLPPPLIQACTMQQLPVPYQAYPHLISSDHYILHPPPPAPPPQPTHVAPLGQFVSLQTQHPRMPLQRLDNDVDLRGDQPSLGSFTYSTSAPGPALSPSVPLHYLPHDPLHQELSFGVPYSHMMPRRLSTQRYRLQQPLPPPPPPPPPPPYYPSFLPYFLSMLPMSPTAMGPTISLDLDVDDVEMENYEALLNLAERLGDAKPRGLTKADIEQLPSYRFNPDSHQSEQTLCVVCFSDFEARQLLRVLPCNHEFHTKCVDKWLKANRTCPICRADASEVPREAE from the exons ATGCGACCATGGGCTCTGGCAGTGACTAGGTGGCCACCCTCCGCCCCCGTGGGCCAGCGGCGATTCTCTGCGGGACCTGGCAGCACCCCGGGCCAGCTCTGGGGAAG CCCTGGCCTCGAGGGCCCCCTGGCCAGCCCGCCTGCCCGGGATGAGCGCTTACCCTCCCAGCAGCCGCCGTCCCGACCTCCACACCTCCCCGTAGAGGAGCGCCGAGCCTCGGCTCCTGCCGGCGGGAGCCCCCGAATGCTGCACCCAGCCACCCAGCAGAGCCCGTTCATGGTTGATCTCCACGAGCAG GTGCACCAGGGACCTGTCCCTCTGTCCTACACGGTCACCACAGTGACGACCCAAGGCTTCCCCTTGCCTACAGGCCAGCACATCCCTGGCTGCAGTGCCCAGCAGCTCCCAGCATGCTCCGTGATGTTCAGTGGGCAGCATTACCCCCTCTGCTGCCTCCCGCCCCCG CTTATCCAGGCGTGCACCATGCAGCAGCTGCCTGTGCCCTATCAGGCCTACCCCCACCTCATCTCCAGTGACCACTACATCCTGCACCCCCCACCACCGGCCCCACCCCCCCAGCCCACCCACGTGGCGCCCCTGGGGCAGTTTGTGTCTCTGCAGACCCAGCACCCTCGGATG CCCCTACAGCGGCTCGACAACGACGTGGACCTGCGTGGGGACCAGCCCTCCCTGGGCAGCTTCACCTACTCCACCTCTGCGCCTGGCCCAGCCCTTTCCCCGTCGGTGCCCCTGCACTACCTGCCCCACGATCCGCTGCACCAGGAGCTGTCCTTTGGTGTG CCATATTCTCACATGATGCCACGGAGACTGAGCACCCAGAGATACCGCCTGCAGCAGCCACTGCCCCCGccgcccccaccaccacccccaccaccctacTACCCCAGCTTCCTGCCGTACTTCCT CTCGATGCTGCCAATGTCACCAACAGCAATGGGGCCCACCATCAGCCTGGACCTGGACGTGGATGATGTGGAGATGGAGAACTATGAG GCCCTCCTGAACCTGGCCGAGCGGCTGGGAGATGCCAAGCCCCGGGGTCTCACCAAAGCAGACATAGAGCAGCTCCCGTCGTACCGCTTTAACCCGGACAGCCATCAGTCGGAGCAGACGCT GTGTGTGGTCTGCTTCAGTGACTTCGAGGCGCGGCAGCTGCTCCGAGTCCTCCCCTGCAACCATGAGTTCCACACGAAGTGTGTTGACAAGTGGTTGAAG GCCAACCGGACGTGTCCCATCTGCCGGGCCGACGCCTCCGAGGTGcccagggaggctgagtga
- the RNF44 gene encoding RING finger protein 44 isoform X2, which yields MRPWALAVTRWPPSAPVGQRRFSAGPGSTPGQLWGSPGLEGPLASPPARDERLPSQQPPSRPPHLPVEERRASAPAGGSPRMLHPATQQSPFMVDLHEQVHQGPVPLSYTVTTVTTQGFPLPTGQHIPGCSAQQLPACSVMFSGQHYPLCCLPPPACTMQQLPVPYQAYPHLISSDHYILHPPPPAPPPQPTHVAPLGQFVSLQTQHPRMPLQRLDNDVDLRGDQPSLGSFTYSTSAPGPALSPSVPLHYLPHDPLHQELSFGVPYSHMMPRRLSTQRYRLQQPLPPPPPPPPPPPYYPSFLPYFLSMLPMSPTAMGPTISLDLDVDDVEMENYEALLNLAERLGDAKPRGLTKADIEQLPSYRFNPDSHQSEQTLCVVCFSDFEARQLLRVLPCNHEFHTKCVDKWLKANRTCPICRADASEVPREAE from the exons ATGCGACCATGGGCTCTGGCAGTGACTAGGTGGCCACCCTCCGCCCCCGTGGGCCAGCGGCGATTCTCTGCGGGACCTGGCAGCACCCCGGGCCAGCTCTGGGGAAG CCCTGGCCTCGAGGGCCCCCTGGCCAGCCCGCCTGCCCGGGATGAGCGCTTACCCTCCCAGCAGCCGCCGTCCCGACCTCCACACCTCCCCGTAGAGGAGCGCCGAGCCTCGGCTCCTGCCGGCGGGAGCCCCCGAATGCTGCACCCAGCCACCCAGCAGAGCCCGTTCATGGTTGATCTCCACGAGCAG GTGCACCAGGGACCTGTCCCTCTGTCCTACACGGTCACCACAGTGACGACCCAAGGCTTCCCCTTGCCTACAGGCCAGCACATCCCTGGCTGCAGTGCCCAGCAGCTCCCAGCATGCTCCGTGATGTTCAGTGGGCAGCATTACCCCCTCTGCTGCCTCCCGCCCCCG GCGTGCACCATGCAGCAGCTGCCTGTGCCCTATCAGGCCTACCCCCACCTCATCTCCAGTGACCACTACATCCTGCACCCCCCACCACCGGCCCCACCCCCCCAGCCCACCCACGTGGCGCCCCTGGGGCAGTTTGTGTCTCTGCAGACCCAGCACCCTCGGATG CCCCTACAGCGGCTCGACAACGACGTGGACCTGCGTGGGGACCAGCCCTCCCTGGGCAGCTTCACCTACTCCACCTCTGCGCCTGGCCCAGCCCTTTCCCCGTCGGTGCCCCTGCACTACCTGCCCCACGATCCGCTGCACCAGGAGCTGTCCTTTGGTGTG CCATATTCTCACATGATGCCACGGAGACTGAGCACCCAGAGATACCGCCTGCAGCAGCCACTGCCCCCGccgcccccaccaccacccccaccaccctacTACCCCAGCTTCCTGCCGTACTTCCT CTCGATGCTGCCAATGTCACCAACAGCAATGGGGCCCACCATCAGCCTGGACCTGGACGTGGATGATGTGGAGATGGAGAACTATGAG GCCCTCCTGAACCTGGCCGAGCGGCTGGGAGATGCCAAGCCCCGGGGTCTCACCAAAGCAGACATAGAGCAGCTCCCGTCGTACCGCTTTAACCCGGACAGCCATCAGTCGGAGCAGACGCT GTGTGTGGTCTGCTTCAGTGACTTCGAGGCGCGGCAGCTGCTCCGAGTCCTCCCCTGCAACCATGAGTTCCACACGAAGTGTGTTGACAAGTGGTTGAAG GCCAACCGGACGTGTCCCATCTGCCGGGCCGACGCCTCCGAGGTGcccagggaggctgagtga
- the RNF44 gene encoding RING finger protein 44 isoform X3, with translation MLHPATQQSPFMVDLHEQVHQGPVPLSYTVTTVTTQGFPLPTGQHIPGCSAQQLPACSVMFSGQHYPLCCLPPPLIQACTMQQLPVPYQAYPHLISSDHYILHPPPPAPPPQPTHVAPLGQFVSLQTQHPRMPLQRLDNDVDLRGDQPSLGSFTYSTSAPGPALSPSVPLHYLPHDPLHQELSFGVPYSHMMPRRLSTQRYRLQQPLPPPPPPPPPPPYYPSFLPYFLSMLPMSPTAMGPTISLDLDVDDVEMENYEALLNLAERLGDAKPRGLTKADIEQLPSYRFNPDSHQSEQTLCVVCFSDFEARQLLRVLPCNHEFHTKCVDKWLKANRTCPICRADASEVPREAE, from the exons ATGCTGCACCCAGCCACCCAGCAGAGCCCGTTCATGGTTGATCTCCACGAGCAG GTGCACCAGGGACCTGTCCCTCTGTCCTACACGGTCACCACAGTGACGACCCAAGGCTTCCCCTTGCCTACAGGCCAGCACATCCCTGGCTGCAGTGCCCAGCAGCTCCCAGCATGCTCCGTGATGTTCAGTGGGCAGCATTACCCCCTCTGCTGCCTCCCGCCCCCG CTTATCCAGGCGTGCACCATGCAGCAGCTGCCTGTGCCCTATCAGGCCTACCCCCACCTCATCTCCAGTGACCACTACATCCTGCACCCCCCACCACCGGCCCCACCCCCCCAGCCCACCCACGTGGCGCCCCTGGGGCAGTTTGTGTCTCTGCAGACCCAGCACCCTCGGATG CCCCTACAGCGGCTCGACAACGACGTGGACCTGCGTGGGGACCAGCCCTCCCTGGGCAGCTTCACCTACTCCACCTCTGCGCCTGGCCCAGCCCTTTCCCCGTCGGTGCCCCTGCACTACCTGCCCCACGATCCGCTGCACCAGGAGCTGTCCTTTGGTGTG CCATATTCTCACATGATGCCACGGAGACTGAGCACCCAGAGATACCGCCTGCAGCAGCCACTGCCCCCGccgcccccaccaccacccccaccaccctacTACCCCAGCTTCCTGCCGTACTTCCT CTCGATGCTGCCAATGTCACCAACAGCAATGGGGCCCACCATCAGCCTGGACCTGGACGTGGATGATGTGGAGATGGAGAACTATGAG GCCCTCCTGAACCTGGCCGAGCGGCTGGGAGATGCCAAGCCCCGGGGTCTCACCAAAGCAGACATAGAGCAGCTCCCGTCGTACCGCTTTAACCCGGACAGCCATCAGTCGGAGCAGACGCT GTGTGTGGTCTGCTTCAGTGACTTCGAGGCGCGGCAGCTGCTCCGAGTCCTCCCCTGCAACCATGAGTTCCACACGAAGTGTGTTGACAAGTGGTTGAAG GCCAACCGGACGTGTCCCATCTGCCGGGCCGACGCCTCCGAGGTGcccagggaggctgagtga